The candidate division KSB1 bacterium region GAGATGTCCGAATATTTCTGCTCCTGATTTCGGATTCGCTCATTGATGTTCCGTTCTATCATCATTTCGGAAGATGATCGCGCTAAAAATGTAGCAATTGCTTTCATAAAAATCAAGCAAAATTTAGGCTATGATGATTTTTGCGCTTGACATTGAAAAAGAAATCATATAAATTGCCTTAGAATTCAGAATGATAAAAGGAGCTGTCCGTAATTGGTTCTGGGAATTTATAGGCACAAATTTTGGAGGGATGAATTAAATGAGTAAGCGGGCATTGTGTTTGGGGATCAATGACTATCCCTACAAAGACATGGATTTAAAAGGGTGTGTGAACGATGCCTTGGCCTGGGCTGAGCTGCTGAGTGATCATTTTGACTTTCCTCGTACTGATGTAAAAGTCCTTCTCAATGCAGAAGCGACCAAAAAAAGGGTTATGGCGGCGTTGAAAGACCTATTGGCCAAGGCCCAGGCGGGTGATGTGCTGGTGTTTGCCAATTCTTCTCATGGAACGTATTTACCAGACAAAGATGGGGATGAGGATCGGTATGATGAGGCGATCTGTCCTTTTGATGTCGAAGATCAAGTGATTGTGGATGATGAGTTGCGAGAGTTATTTGCCGATCTACCCCGTGGCGCAAAATTGACTGTGATTTCGGATTCCTGCTTTTCGGGCACGGTCACGCGCATTCTCGTTCCGCGAGAGCGACGATGTCGCTTTCTCAACCCATCGCTGCGAGGGGTTCCAGAACTAAAAGACTCGATCCGTGCCAAGCCAAACCGGTATCAAAAATATCCCGAATCGATGATGAAAGAACTTTTGATCAGCGCTTGCTCTGATATCGAGTATTCGTATGAGGCGAACATCGGTAACTGCCATCATGGAGCAATGACTTATTTCGCTCTGGAGGCGATTCGGAATGCCAATTATCACCTCACCTATCTTGAGCTGATCAAATATGTTCAAAAAAAGATGGTGGAATTCGGCTTTCCACAACATCCTCAATTAGAAGGCAAAGCTGAAAAGAAAAATCAGTTGATGTTTGTGTGATTGGTTTCTAATATGAAAATCGGGTCCAGCAAAAATGGGGTCATTCCGAGCGCAACAAGGGATCTTGTTAGAAATTGCAATTTGGATTGAGGAAGTGCCTGCATGCTTAGGCATGAGATTTTACCAGTTGATAAAGATTTAAAATAAGAATTGATTAAAGTCGGACTGAAACAGCTTGTTTTGTACCCGATTTCATCTGAAAAAGACAGATGGAATTGTTGGATGAACTATTCGTATTTCGATGGATCATCGATTCCTCTCCGTTCCAACAGCGTTCCTTCCATGAGGTAGAGGTTTACCAGCGCATTGAGATAAGCCACCATGGCACGGGCTTCGTTGAGCTGACTGGCGATGAGATCGCGCTGGGCCTGCAGCACCAGAAAATTGGTCGATTTTCCCACCCGAAATTTCTCCAGTTCAGCATCGAGCTTTTTAGTCTGAAGCTCGCGGGCGACTCGAGTGGCTGAAATTTGTTCGCGCGAGCGAAGCACCTCGATATAGGCCGACCGAACGTCCCATTGAACCAATTGTTCCATATTATGCAAGGCCAATTCCTGTTGCTCCTGACTGTACTTGGCTCGTGCGTATTGAGCAATTGCCTTGCGATCGGTTAACGGGAAACTGAATGACAAACCCCCGTTGATCTCATAGAAAGGACTTTGGACATCGGGGATGGCTTCGCGAAAAGTTTTGGAATAGGTAGTTCGGCCCAGCGTAATGAAAAAATCCAACCGTGGCAATAAACCATTTCGGGTCCGGGCAATTTCAACGTCACCTTTTTTAAGCGAGAGGCGAGCCTGTTTCAAATCCGGGCGATATTTCATGGCCAATTGTTCGTGGATTTCCAGTGCATCGAGCGTATCGGTTGGAACAAAGGGTCGATCGAGCGGCCAGGGCACGGTGTTCCATGAAGGGGTCTGGGATGGATTGAGAAGATAAAGCAAGCGCAGCCGAGCTTGCTCGTAACGGCTCTGGGCATCGATCAGCGCTTCCTTGCGAGTAGCTACTTCGGCGTGAACCGCCGCCAGTTCCAGCTCCGGCAGCTTGCCAACAGCCACCCGTTCCTGAGATTCTTTTAGCTGTTTGTTGGCCAGTTCCAACGATCGCTGCTGAATGTTGATCTCCTCTCGGGTAAGATAAAGGTCCCAATAAGCTTTCTCAACGCTGGCAATTACTTCCTCTGCCACACGACGCAGCTCTGCTCGCGAGATCTCATAATCGAGCCGGGCACGCCGGAGGCTGGCCAAATTAGCCCCAAGGCCAAAACCTTGTAACAGCGATTGCGTAATGGTGATCCCAACGTTGCCTGAGTATTGATCCGTATAAATGTTGGACAGTGATGTGCTCATCGATGCATTAGCCGAAACGGACGTCCCAAATGGCAGGTTCTGAGAGAGCCCAGCGTCGTACTGCGAGCGATCCGTAACCAACTCGAACGGTTCTGGTCGCGATCCGAGAAATCGTTGTTGTTTGGTCTTGGTCTTATTGATGGAAGCTGAGATGGTCGGGTCGTAAATCGCACCTTGCTCCTTCACCACCGTCTGGCTGATTTTCGGGGTCAGCCGCTGAATGGAGAGGCTTGGATTGTGCTCCAAGGCGGTTAAGATTGCTTCCCTGAGATCAATTTTCAGGGTATCGGCCGATTTCAATTGCTGAAAAGGGTTTTGATCCCCAGAATCATCCGCAAGTGCCAACTCGAATATGAGCGACGCTGAGAACATGATCAGCATAATTGTATTCAATGCTCGTTTTTTCATTGTTCTTTCCAATCAAAGGTTCTTATGAGAAAATCAACGTTTGTGGCAATGTGCTCTTAAAGACAAGCTGATTTCGCATGTGCAGCGCCATCAGATCATCGCTTCCATCTGTATGATGCTGATTCTATGAGAGCAACGCTGTACCATGAAAATGATGTGCCAAGAATTTTAGATTATATTTCACTGACCAAATTTTCAGTTTTTCGGAATTCAGAATGAGATCGGATTCGCGGTTTCGTCCAGCAGTTGCTCATGCGCTCTTATTTTTCTTGGTAAAGATTTTCTGCTCAAATATGGAATAGACCACTGGGATAAGCACCAGAGTGATAAGGGTTGAGCTGAGCAAACCGCCGATCACAACGCGCGCCAGCGGAGCCTGAGTCTCCCCGCCTTCACCGAGACCGAACGATAACGGCAGCAATCCCAAAACGGTCGTCAGCGTGGTCATCAGAATGGGGCGGAGACGCCGCGAACCTGATAAGGTAATCGCTTCCATCAGTGCCAAGCCCTCGTTGCGCCGCAACTGGTTGGTATAGTCCACTAACAAAATTGCATTATTAACGACAATGCCGGCTAACATGATACATCCGATAAAAGCCTGCATGCTAAAAATGGTGCCAGTTAGGATCATGGTGAGAGCGATTCCAATCACTGCCATAGGAATCGAGAAGAGCACCACAAATGGATCGCGCCAGGATTCGAATTGGCCAGCCATGACGAGATAGACGAGCAAGATGGCCAACGCGAAACCGAACATCAGTTCTCGAAAGGCCTTCTGTTGTTCCTCGTAATCGCCGCCGAAGGTGATGGCGAAATCTTTGGGCACTGGGATTGCACGGAGCTCCTTTCGAATATCTGCGATGACTGAACCCATGTCCCGGCCAGTGAAATTGGCATTGATGGTGATAATGCGTTCTTGATCTTTGCGTTCGATACGCACTGGACCTTCTTGGGGCACAGCCTCAACCACATTGCGCAAAATGATGGGTTCGCCGCGGCTATTGACCACGGTGAGATCCAACAAATCAGCAAGATTTTTTCGATCCTCTTCGCTTAATCGAACCAAAATGCGATATTCCTTTCCAGCATCACGGAAATAGGAGGCCGCTGTGCCACCGATCGCAGTTTGCAGCGTATTGCCGATGCGCACCACCGAAAGCCCGAGATCGGCCGCTTTTTGTCGATCAATACGAATCACTTGCTCTGGGCTGCCTTCCTCGCGGCTGATTTTGGTATCGGTAATCCCAGGGACTCGTTTTACGACTTGTTCTACCCGTTGCGCCAGTTCATGGGCGGTCTTAAGGTCATATCCTCGAATTTCGACACTGACATTATCTCCAGCCGAACTCCCCATTCTCAAAATAAATAATCCCTGACCAGCACGAGTTCGAACCGTAACGCCAGGCAATCCGACCAGCTTTTTGCGCAGATCATTGGCGATCTGCTCGCTGCTACGCTTGCGATCTTTTTGAGCAACCAATGCAACTCGCACTTCGGCCGTATGCGCACCAGATGAGCCCCAACCACCACCGCCGACCCGCGTTACCATCGATGTCATCTCAGGCACTTCTTGCTGAACGATCCGCTCTACCGTCCGTGCGGCTTGATCGATCACATCCAGTCGGGTGCCCACCGCCATCTCAAGATTGACTCTCACCTCGCCCTCGTCCGCCGCTGGCATCAACTCCACACCAATGAAACGGATCAAGAAAACTGAGATGATAAATAATCC contains the following coding sequences:
- a CDS encoding TolC family protein; translated protein: MKKRALNTIMLIMFSASLIFELALADDSGDQNPFQQLKSADTLKIDLREAILTALEHNPSLSIQRLTPKISQTVVKEQGAIYDPTISASINKTKTKQQRFLGSRPEPFELVTDRSQYDAGLSQNLPFGTSVSANASMSTSLSNIYTDQYSGNVGITITQSLLQGFGLGANLASLRRARLDYEISRAELRRVAEEVIASVEKAYWDLYLTREEINIQQRSLELANKQLKESQERVAVGKLPELELAAVHAEVATRKEALIDAQSRYEQARLRLLYLLNPSQTPSWNTVPWPLDRPFVPTDTLDALEIHEQLAMKYRPDLKQARLSLKKGDVEIARTRNGLLPRLDFFITLGRTTYSKTFREAIPDVQSPFYEINGGLSFSFPLTDRKAIAQYARAKYSQEQQELALHNMEQLVQWDVRSAYIEVLRSREQISATRVARELQTKKLDAELEKFRVGKSTNFLVLQAQRDLIASQLNEARAMVAYLNALVNLYLMEGTLLERRGIDDPSKYE
- a CDS encoding caspase family protein, which translates into the protein MSKRALCLGINDYPYKDMDLKGCVNDALAWAELLSDHFDFPRTDVKVLLNAEATKKRVMAALKDLLAKAQAGDVLVFANSSHGTYLPDKDGDEDRYDEAICPFDVEDQVIVDDELRELFADLPRGAKLTVISDSCFSGTVTRILVPRERRCRFLNPSLRGVPELKDSIRAKPNRYQKYPESMMKELLISACSDIEYSYEANIGNCHHGAMTYFALEAIRNANYHLTYLELIKYVQKKMVEFGFPQHPQLEGKAEKKNQLMFV